Proteins encoded within one genomic window of Flavobacterium sp. NG2:
- a CDS encoding tetratricopeptide repeat protein yields the protein MKSKNVMLASALLISVATFAQKDQLKAAEKALKKGNIQEVESQLNQAESLISAASDAEKAQYYFLRETVYMDAVDKNQNVDKNLALAAKAAQEVVAIERKAGKLEYTTEVLKTISKIKDRLINGAIADSKEEKFKEGASKLNEAYLLDKKDTLNLYYASSFQLNAKDYDGALKSLQELRRLGFTGKSKTFVATSAVTDKEEAFPSKEERDRMVKLKTHVKPRVDVVPSKQGEIYKNISLILIQQKNIDEAKKVIAEARVLNPNDSSLAITEANLYLESKDFAMYKKLISEILAKNPNDADLLFNLGVISANAKNKEEAEGYYKRAIDVNPKYMNAYINLVALRLEAETPINAEMNKLGNSDKDNKRYAVLKEEKKRIYQGVIPFLEKAHGIDPKNEDIANTLLSVYGALEMSAEKKALKEKLGK from the coding sequence ATGAAGAGTAAGAATGTAATGCTTGCATCAGCTTTATTGATATCGGTAGCTACTTTTGCGCAAAAAGATCAGTTAAAGGCTGCTGAAAAAGCTTTGAAGAAAGGAAATATTCAAGAGGTTGAAAGCCAATTGAACCAGGCGGAATCATTAATTTCAGCAGCTTCTGACGCTGAAAAAGCGCAATATTATTTTTTACGTGAGACTGTGTACATGGATGCAGTTGATAAAAATCAAAATGTTGATAAAAACTTAGCTTTAGCAGCTAAAGCCGCTCAAGAGGTGGTTGCTATAGAGAGAAAAGCAGGAAAACTTGAATATACCACTGAAGTGCTTAAAACAATCTCAAAGATAAAAGATAGGTTAATCAATGGTGCTATTGCAGATTCTAAAGAAGAAAAATTTAAAGAAGGAGCTTCTAAGTTAAATGAAGCTTATTTGTTAGATAAAAAAGACACTTTGAATTTGTACTACGCTTCAAGTTTTCAACTGAATGCTAAGGATTATGATGGGGCTTTAAAAAGTTTACAAGAGTTAAGAAGATTAGGTTTTACTGGGAAATCTAAAACCTTTGTAGCTACAAGTGCTGTTACAGATAAAGAAGAAGCTTTTCCATCTAAAGAAGAAAGAGATAGAATGGTGAAATTGAAAACTCACGTTAAGCCTAGAGTTGATGTGGTTCCTTCTAAACAAGGTGAAATCTATAAAAATATTTCTTTGATTTTAATTCAACAAAAAAATATTGATGAAGCTAAAAAAGTAATTGCTGAAGCTAGAGTTTTAAATCCTAATGATTCTTCTTTGGCTATCACTGAAGCTAACTTATATTTGGAGTCGAAAGATTTTGCCATGTATAAAAAGCTGATTTCTGAAATATTAGCAAAAAATCCTAATGATGCCGATTTGTTATTTAATTTAGGTGTTATTAGTGCAAATGCTAAGAATAAAGAAGAAGCTGAAGGCTATTATAAGAGAGCGATTGATGTTAATCCTAAGTATATGAATGCTTATATTAACTTAGTAGCTTTACGATTGGAAGCAGAAACGCCTATTAATGCAGAAATGAATAAATTAGGAAATTCTGATAAAGACAATAAAAGATACGCAGTTTTAAAAGAAGAAAAGAAAAGAATTTACCAAGGTGTGATTCCGTTTTTAGAGAAAGCACATGGTATCGATCCTAAAAATGAAGACATTGCTAATACTCTTTTAAGTGTTTATGGAGCTTTGGAAATGTCAGCTGAGAAAAAAGCATTAAAAGAAAAGTTAGGTAAATAA
- the aroE gene encoding shikimate dehydrogenase (AroE; catalyzes the conversion of shikimate to 3-dehydroshikimate) yields the protein MVAINKKRFGLLGKNISYSFSRGYFKEKFESGNYEGCSYENFDIPEIELFPEVVKNNQPEIKGINVTIPYKEVVIPYLDKLSKKAAKIGAVNTIKFTKKGKLKGYNTDYYGFKKSLEPLLQSHHKKALILGTGGASKGVAFALSELGIDYEFVSRGNKEKTIDYSELNETTFNEYHIIINSTPVGTSPDIEACPAIPYEFFSDKHIAYDLIYNPAETQFLKNAKAKGAQIKNGLSMLEYQAEKSWEIWNK from the coding sequence ATGGTTGCTATCAATAAAAAACGCTTTGGTTTATTAGGTAAAAATATTAGTTATTCTTTTTCAAGAGGCTATTTTAAAGAAAAATTTGAATCGGGAAACTATGAAGGATGTAGTTATGAGAACTTTGACATCCCCGAAATTGAGTTATTCCCTGAGGTTGTAAAAAACAATCAACCAGAAATAAAAGGAATCAATGTTACCATCCCTTACAAAGAGGTGGTAATTCCTTATTTGGATAAATTATCCAAAAAAGCAGCAAAAATTGGTGCCGTAAACACTATAAAATTTACTAAAAAAGGAAAACTAAAAGGCTACAATACCGATTATTATGGATTCAAAAAATCATTAGAACCCTTATTGCAATCACATCACAAAAAAGCATTGATACTAGGTACTGGTGGTGCCTCCAAAGGAGTAGCTTTTGCTTTATCAGAGTTAGGAATTGACTATGAATTTGTATCACGCGGAAACAAAGAAAAAACAATTGATTATAGCGAATTAAACGAAACAACTTTCAACGAATATCACATTATCATCAATAGCACACCTGTAGGAACAAGCCCAGATATTGAAGCCTGTCCTGCCATTCCTTACGAATTCTTTTCAGACAAACACATTGCTTACGACTTAATTTACAATCCAGCAGAGACGCAATTTCTAAAAAATGCCAAAGCCAAAGGAGCTCAAATTAAAAACGGACTAAGCATGCTAGAATACCAAGCTGAAAAATCTTGGGAGATTTGGAATAAATAA
- a CDS encoding tetratricopeptide repeat protein: MQLSDEEENYNLSLSKFESMLKTNKVLFFDSEEFEEIILHYLDTGKTALAKKALKLALDQHPKSTGLKLVQVEMLIFEDKLDIAEKLLNELYAIEPNNEEIYIQKANICSKRDQHEKAVEYLKIALEHTDDYADVYNLIGMEYLFMDNLEQAKESFINCLEEDLEDQAALYNVVYCFEFLDQNKEAIEYLNQYIEKNPYSEIAWHQKGRLHYGLKQYEEAIRAFEYATLIDEDFLGAYMEKAKAYERLGQYEKAIDSYKRTIELDDATSYALLRIGKCHEKLGNTAFALKFYNETVHEDPLLDKGWIAITDFYVRQNNFQKALFYVNKALAIDNQNKLYWKRYATINKQMNFFEEAEFGFRKAVEFGDTELDTWLFWVDLLQFLGEFDGAILTLLQATEFYPESNEIEYRLAGLYFMTQDNAKAKFHLSNGLRLNFDNYIIIEDLFPVVWAKKTVQNYIAKHKKQ, translated from the coding sequence ATGCAACTAAGCGACGAAGAAGAAAACTACAACTTATCTTTATCTAAATTTGAGTCGATGTTGAAAACCAATAAGGTGCTCTTTTTTGACTCTGAAGAATTTGAAGAAATTATTCTTCATTACCTAGATACAGGTAAGACAGCATTAGCTAAAAAAGCCCTAAAGTTAGCTTTAGACCAACATCCAAAATCAACTGGTTTGAAATTGGTACAAGTCGAAATGTTGATTTTTGAGGACAAGCTAGATATTGCCGAAAAGTTACTCAATGAGCTTTATGCTATTGAGCCTAACAATGAAGAAATCTATATTCAAAAAGCAAACATCTGCTCTAAAAGAGACCAACATGAAAAAGCTGTGGAGTACCTCAAAATTGCTTTAGAACACACTGATGATTATGCTGATGTCTATAATTTAATTGGGATGGAATACCTCTTCATGGACAATCTTGAACAAGCCAAAGAAAGCTTTATCAATTGCCTAGAAGAAGATTTAGAAGACCAAGCAGCCTTGTATAACGTTGTTTATTGTTTTGAATTTTTAGACCAAAACAAAGAAGCAATTGAATACTTAAATCAATACATTGAAAAAAATCCTTATAGCGAAATAGCCTGGCATCAAAAAGGACGTTTACACTATGGCTTAAAACAATACGAAGAAGCCATTCGTGCTTTTGAATACGCAACCCTAATCGACGAAGATTTTCTAGGTGCTTATATGGAAAAAGCAAAAGCATACGAACGTTTGGGGCAATACGAAAAAGCCATCGATAGCTATAAACGCACGATTGAACTTGACGACGCTACTTCATATGCACTATTAAGAATTGGGAAATGTCATGAAAAATTAGGAAATACAGCATTTGCTTTAAAATTCTATAACGAAACCGTACACGAAGATCCTCTTTTAGACAAAGGATGGATTGCGATTACAGATTTCTATGTGCGCCAAAATAATTTCCAGAAAGCTCTATTTTATGTCAACAAAGCTTTGGCTATTGACAATCAAAATAAATTGTATTGGAAAAGATATGCTACCATCAACAAGCAAATGAACTTTTTTGAAGAAGCAGAATTTGGATTCAGAAAAGCAGTAGAGTTTGGAGATACTGAGCTTGATACTTGGTTATTCTGGGTGGACTTATTACAATTCTTAGGAGAATTTGATGGTGCGATTCTTACCTTATTACAGGCTACAGAATTCTATCCTGAATCCAATGAGATTGAATACCGATTAGCTGGACTCTATTTCATGACTCAAGACAACGCCAAAGCTAAGTTCCACTTAAGTAATGGATTGCGTCTAAACTTTGACAACTACATCATAATAGAAGATTTATTCCCAGTGGTTTGGGCAAAAAAAACAGTACAAAATTATATTGCAAAACATAAAAAACAATAA
- a CDS encoding aspartate aminotransferase family protein, with product MNPDFIKYQAQTSPYPLGMEVSHAIGSYIYDTNNKKYLDFVAGVSACTLGHQHPRVNQAIKDQLDKYSHVMVYGEYSQSPAVEYCKLMASLLPAPLDKTYLVNSGTEAIEGSLKLAKRVTGRSQLISCHNAYHGNTMGSMSVMGFEERKQAFRPLLPDIDFITFNNEADLLKITSKTAGVLLETIQGGAGFIEPFNDYLQKVRQRCNEVGALMILDEIQPGFGRTGKLFGFQNYDVVPDIIAMGKGMGGGMPVGAFTASSAMMDLLTENPKLGHITTFGGHPVIASACLATLQEIIETDIMKEALEKEKLFRSLLVHPLIQEIRGKGLMLAAMTKSADITNEVILRCQDKGLILFWLLFEGCAIRITPPLTISEEEIREGCEIMIEVMNELTLTIGNSK from the coding sequence TTGAATCCAGATTTTATAAAATACCAAGCGCAAACTTCTCCTTATCCTTTGGGTATGGAAGTTTCGCATGCTATAGGTTCTTATATATACGATACGAATAACAAGAAATATTTGGACTTTGTAGCTGGTGTTTCGGCCTGTACTTTAGGGCATCAACATCCGAGAGTCAATCAAGCGATTAAGGACCAGTTAGACAAATATTCGCATGTGATGGTGTATGGCGAATATTCCCAAAGCCCTGCTGTAGAATATTGCAAGTTGATGGCTTCACTCCTGCCCGCTCCGCTGGATAAAACCTATTTGGTTAATTCAGGCACCGAAGCCATTGAAGGTTCCTTAAAACTAGCTAAAAGAGTCACAGGTCGCAGTCAACTCATCTCTTGTCATAATGCGTATCACGGAAATACAATGGGGTCTATGAGTGTCATGGGGTTTGAGGAGCGCAAACAAGCCTTTAGACCATTACTTCCGGATATTGATTTTATCACCTTCAATAACGAAGCCGATTTATTAAAAATCACGAGCAAAACCGCCGGAGTTTTATTAGAAACCATCCAAGGTGGGGCTGGATTTATTGAACCTTTTAATGATTATTTACAAAAAGTACGTCAACGTTGTAACGAAGTAGGTGCTTTGATGATATTGGACGAAATCCAACCTGGTTTTGGACGAACAGGAAAACTTTTTGGTTTTCAAAACTACGATGTCGTTCCTGATATTATTGCCATGGGAAAAGGAATGGGAGGTGGAATGCCTGTAGGCGCCTTCACCGCCTCATCAGCGATGATGGATTTATTGACAGAAAACCCTAAATTAGGTCATATTACAACCTTTGGAGGACACCCTGTCATTGCGTCAGCCTGCTTGGCTACTTTACAAGAAATCATCGAAACGGATATCATGAAGGAAGCTTTAGAGAAAGAAAAGCTCTTTAGATCACTTTTGGTACATCCTTTGATACAAGAAATAAGAGGAAAAGGGTTAATGCTTGCGGCCATGACAAAAAGCGCAGACATTACAAATGAAGTGATTTTAAGATGTCAAGACAAAGGGCTTATTTTATTTTGGCTGTTATTTGAAGGTTGCGCCATCAGAATCACTCCTCCTTTGACTATTTCCGAAGAAGAGATTCGTGAAGGTTGTGAGATAATGATAGAAGTAATGAACGAACTAACTTTAACAATAGGAAACAGTAAATAA
- a CDS encoding OstA-like protein, giving the protein MKQFLFYISFCLIFISSTAIVAQTPKKIIIEHSDFADVNETEIPDAFLLTGNVSVLHDGIVLTCNKAYYFQKENYIKAFGNVQIVQGDTLYLNSKYAEYNGNMKQAFATGNAVMSSPDATLATDTINFNRNTQEVYYNTNGTITNRDNTLKSKSGRYYVPQKKFQFLTAVTITNPTYVIKSNHLDYFSNSGHSYLFGPSTITSKANYIYTEKGFYDTKKNLAHFLRKSYIRYDDRLIEGDSLYYDRNKEFASASRNVKITDTINKGIVKGHYAEMYKKKDSLFVTKRAVAINLVDKDSVYIHGKRLMVTGPEGNRVIRAFNNVRFFKVDMSGKCDSLHSSSKEALTKLIGNPIIWNGENQITGDVMHLIGNNTTRKLDSLKVLNNTFMVSKDTLGTGFNQVKGLNLYGKFIEGKLHEVDVIKNAEVIYYMRNDAQELIGINKNVSSKINMILENNTAETITFYKQVDGDIYPEEELPENARKLRGLNWRGEERIKTKDDIFSDEENEMNAKLVKEGEIEKGQLNVPMKIRKETLDYDKKKKKK; this is encoded by the coding sequence TTGAAGCAATTCCTTTTTTATATCAGTTTTTGTTTGATTTTCATTAGTTCCACTGCGATTGTGGCACAAACACCCAAAAAAATCATCATTGAACATTCTGACTTTGCAGATGTCAATGAAACCGAAATACCCGACGCTTTTTTACTTACTGGAAATGTGAGTGTCCTACATGACGGAATTGTTTTGACTTGTAACAAGGCTTATTATTTTCAAAAAGAAAACTATATCAAAGCCTTTGGAAATGTGCAAATTGTTCAGGGAGACACCTTATACCTCAATAGTAAATATGCGGAGTATAACGGAAATATGAAGCAAGCTTTTGCTACGGGAAATGCGGTGATGAGTTCGCCTGATGCCACTTTAGCCACAGACACTATCAACTTTAACCGAAACACCCAAGAGGTTTATTACAACACCAACGGAACGATTACAAACCGTGATAACACCTTGAAATCCAAGTCGGGACGTTATTATGTGCCACAAAAAAAGTTTCAGTTTTTAACAGCGGTGACCATTACAAATCCTACATATGTGATTAAATCGAATCATTTGGATTATTTTAGCAATTCAGGACATTCGTATCTTTTTGGACCATCGACCATTACCAGTAAAGCCAATTATATCTATACCGAAAAAGGGTTTTATGATACCAAGAAAAACCTGGCTCACTTTCTGCGAAAATCCTATATCCGTTATGATGACCGCTTGATAGAAGGCGATAGTTTGTACTATGACCGAAACAAAGAATTTGCATCGGCTAGTCGAAATGTAAAAATTACCGATACCATCAACAAAGGAATTGTCAAAGGGCATTATGCGGAAATGTACAAAAAGAAAGATTCCCTTTTTGTCACCAAAAGAGCCGTAGCGATTAATTTAGTCGATAAGGATTCGGTTTATATTCACGGAAAAAGACTGATGGTTACAGGTCCTGAAGGCAATCGTGTGATTCGTGCCTTTAATAATGTTCGTTTCTTCAAAGTAGATATGAGCGGAAAATGTGATTCGTTGCATTCAAGTTCGAAAGAGGCTTTGACGAAACTGATAGGAAACCCGATTATTTGGAATGGTGAAAACCAAATCACAGGTGATGTAATGCACCTGATAGGCAATAACACCACTAGAAAACTTGACTCCCTTAAAGTACTCAACAATACCTTTATGGTTTCCAAAGACACGCTAGGAACGGGCTTCAACCAAGTCAAAGGACTCAATTTATACGGCAAGTTTATTGAAGGAAAACTCCATGAAGTGGATGTGATTAAAAATGCCGAAGTAATTTACTATATGCGTAACGATGCTCAAGAACTCATTGGTATCAATAAAAATGTCAGCAGTAAAATCAATATGATTTTAGAAAACAATACCGCCGAAACCATTACTTTTTACAAACAAGTGGATGGTGATATTTACCCCGAAGAAGAACTGCCCGAAAATGCGAGAAAACTAAGGGGACTTAACTGGCGCGGCGAAGAACGAATAAAAACCAAAGACGATATTTTCTCTGACGAGGAAAACGAAATGAATGCCAAACTAGTCAAAGAAGGCGAAATTGAAAAAGGACAACTGAATGTTCCAATGAAAATCCGCAAGGAAACATTGGATTACGATAAAAAGAAAAAAAAGAAGTAA
- a CDS encoding ion channel produces the protein MIKKINEFLLTLFLGQNHSRPKNKLRPALKNQWLNVKRIWNNEHNNDFGLERIIRLFLALSLFIFPGIYIRDFFGRFGLLGRKLGVEFYVIIKLFLPIIFFKLDLTNNLFIAVISAIMIIETVIYLTTLIFLSNEFAKPISYRRSLTSVFINYIQICLDYAVIYSYCNSSIPNFFNYKLTTDIQEIYFSFVTSATVGYGDIFVKNSLGQFLVITQIILFLFFAGLFITFFASKVNDPTYYNAKPTYDDKWQKPTNKKSETKQNKSIC, from the coding sequence ATGATAAAAAAAATAAACGAATTTTTATTGACATTATTTCTTGGACAAAATCATTCCAGACCAAAAAATAAATTAAGACCTGCTTTGAAAAATCAATGGCTTAATGTAAAAAGAATATGGAATAATGAACACAATAATGATTTTGGGTTAGAAAGAATTATAAGGTTGTTCCTTGCATTGTCATTGTTTATTTTCCCAGGAATATACATAAGAGATTTTTTTGGCAGATTTGGTCTTTTAGGCAGAAAATTAGGTGTTGAATTTTATGTAATAATAAAATTATTTCTGCCAATTATTTTCTTCAAACTAGATTTAACAAACAATTTATTTATTGCTGTCATTTCTGCAATAATGATTATTGAAACAGTAATCTATTTAACAACATTGATTTTCTTATCAAATGAATTCGCAAAACCAATTTCATACAGACGCTCTCTAACGAGTGTATTCATAAATTATATACAAATATGCTTAGATTATGCAGTTATTTATTCTTATTGCAACTCTTCAATTCCTAACTTTTTCAATTATAAACTAACGACTGATATTCAAGAAATTTATTTTAGTTTCGTTACTTCTGCAACAGTTGGTTATGGAGACATTTTTGTTAAAAATTCACTTGGTCAATTTTTAGTAATTACACAAATAATTCTGTTTTTATTTTTTGCAGGTTTATTTATAACCTTTTTTGCTTCCAAAGTCAATGACCCAACATACTATAATGCTAAGCCAACTTATGATGATAAATGGCAAAAACCGACTAACAAAAAATCAGAAACAAAACAAAATAAAAGCATCTGCTAA
- a CDS encoding mechanosensitive ion channel family protein, which produces MNTDYILKEVEKYALKYIDQIIPWLMTNGLKVIFIAIGAFFLHKILIRFIAKAVRIAVRPEKHQSKEAEEKRENTLIQIFSTTSKIVIILVSSLMILSEFGIEIAPIIAAAGIVGLAFGFGGQYLIRDIISGLFIILENQYRIGDLVKFDTLGGEVELITLRKTTLRDIDGTVHHIPHGEIKTVSNLSKDYARINLNIGVGYSTDIEHLIDVINRTGNELADDPLWKNLILLAPQFLRVNEFADSAIMVKILGETVPSRQFEVTGELRKRLKIAFDKEGIEIPFPQIVMHQAPTKPKTTQEPESI; this is translated from the coding sequence ATGAATACCGACTATATACTTAAAGAAGTTGAAAAATACGCTCTAAAATATATTGACCAAATTATACCTTGGTTAATGACCAATGGACTCAAAGTCATCTTTATTGCCATCGGTGCTTTTTTTCTTCATAAAATCTTGATTCGTTTTATAGCAAAAGCTGTACGCATCGCCGTAAGACCCGAAAAGCATCAATCCAAAGAAGCCGAAGAAAAAAGAGAAAATACCCTTATCCAAATCTTCTCTACGACTTCAAAAATCGTAATTATCCTTGTGAGTTCATTGATGATTTTAAGCGAATTTGGAATCGAAATCGCTCCAATTATTGCCGCAGCAGGAATTGTGGGATTAGCATTCGGTTTTGGGGGGCAATACTTGATCAGAGACATCATCTCGGGACTTTTTATCATTCTCGAAAACCAATACCGCATAGGCGACCTTGTAAAATTTGACACCTTAGGTGGTGAAGTCGAACTTATCACACTGCGTAAAACTACTCTAAGAGATATTGACGGAACTGTACACCACATCCCGCATGGGGAAATCAAAACCGTTTCCAATTTATCCAAAGATTATGCCCGCATCAACCTGAACATAGGTGTCGGCTATAGCACAGATATCGAACACCTTATTGATGTCATCAACCGCACAGGAAACGAGCTAGCCGATGACCCACTTTGGAAAAACCTAATTCTTCTAGCACCACAATTCTTGCGTGTCAATGAATTTGCCGACTCGGCTATAATGGTAAAAATTTTAGGAGAAACAGTGCCCTCGCGTCAATTTGAAGTTACAGGAGAACTCCGCAAAAGACTTAAAATCGCTTTCGACAAAGAAGGAATCGAAATCCCCTTCCCGCAGATTGTCATGCATCAAGCACCAACAAAACCAAAAACAACTCAAGAACCTGAAAGTATTTAA
- a CDS encoding PUR family DNA/RNA-binding protein, whose protein sequence is MRENDMLEKEEIFSKVLRAGRRTYFFDVRATKADDYYITITESKKFTEEDGSFHFKKHKIYLYKEDFAAFSEILEEMTSYVLNHKGEEVISERHQRDFKKEYATEKATIDEDAIPQTSSFTDIDFDDI, encoded by the coding sequence ATGAGAGAAAATGATATGTTAGAAAAAGAAGAAATTTTTTCTAAAGTTTTACGTGCCGGCAGAAGAACTTATTTCTTTGACGTAAGAGCTACTAAAGCAGATGATTACTATATTACCATTACTGAAAGTAAAAAATTCACTGAAGAAGATGGATCTTTCCATTTCAAAAAACACAAAATATATTTATACAAAGAGGATTTCGCAGCCTTTTCTGAAATTCTAGAAGAAATGACTTCTTATGTCTTGAACCACAAAGGTGAAGAAGTAATCTCTGAAAGACACCAAAGAGATTTCAAAAAAGAGTACGCTACTGAAAAAGCAACAATTGACGAAGACGCAATCCCTCAAACATCAAGTTTCACCGACATTGATTTTGATGACATTTAA
- a CDS encoding ABC transporter ATP-binding protein — MKELGYLNKYFSKYKYRFLLGIIFTIIAQIFSLFTPKLISKSFAAIENIAQDSSIPKSTIQNELINNILLIIATTIIAGILTFLMRQTLIVMSRHIEFDLKNEVFKQYENLTQNFYKKNRTGDLMNRISEDVSKVRMYVGPAVMYTINTIIRFTIVILYMYNVSPRLTLYTLLPLPILSYAIFKLSTEINKKSTTFQQYLSKVSSFTQEIFSGVRVIKAYSLENQHQNNMVELADESKEKSLDLAKVQSLFGPLMLALIGISNLVVIYFGGLMYIQGSIKSIGTIAEFILYVNMLTWPVASLGWVSSMVQEAEASQKRINEFLKIQPEIQNNNPEHSVIEGSIAFHNVSYTYEDTNIQALNDISFTVKKGETLAILGKTGSGKSTILSLISRIYDVTKGEIKIDGTEISQLNLYDLRNSIGIVPQDAFLFSDSIKNNIKFGKEDATDEEVINAAKNAVVHKNIKGFKKQYDTVLGERGITLSGGQKQRVSIARAIIKNPPILLFDDCLSAVDTETEEAILNNLFAICEDKTTIIVSHRISSAKNADKIIILEDGKIIQQGSHNQLINEEGYYASLYLKQLSEKELL; from the coding sequence ATGAAAGAATTAGGCTATTTAAACAAATACTTTTCTAAATACAAATACCGTTTTTTACTAGGCATTATTTTTACCATAATTGCACAAATATTTTCGCTGTTTACTCCCAAATTAATCAGCAAATCCTTTGCTGCCATTGAAAATATCGCTCAAGACAGTAGCATCCCAAAATCGACCATTCAAAACGAATTAATCAATAATATCTTGCTGATTATTGCAACGACCATTATTGCAGGAATACTAACCTTCTTAATGCGTCAAACCTTGATTGTGATGTCACGTCATATCGAATTTGATTTAAAAAACGAAGTATTCAAACAATACGAAAACCTCACTCAAAACTTTTACAAAAAAAACCGAACCGGAGATTTAATGAATCGCATCAGCGAGGACGTTTCCAAAGTTCGGATGTATGTAGGACCAGCCGTGATGTATACCATCAATACCATCATCCGGTTTACCATTGTAATCTTATATATGTATAATGTGTCACCTCGACTAACGTTGTATACCCTTTTACCTCTTCCTATTTTATCTTACGCCATTTTCAAGCTAAGTACAGAAATCAATAAAAAGAGTACTACTTTCCAGCAATACCTCTCCAAAGTATCGAGTTTCACTCAAGAAATATTCTCAGGAGTTCGTGTTATTAAAGCCTATTCACTCGAAAACCAACACCAAAACAACATGGTCGAATTGGCAGATGAAAGCAAAGAAAAAAGCTTAGACCTAGCCAAAGTTCAATCGCTTTTTGGCCCTTTAATGTTGGCACTTATTGGAATTAGCAACTTGGTCGTAATTTATTTTGGTGGATTAATGTACATTCAAGGAAGCATCAAAAGCATTGGTACGATTGCCGAATTTATACTTTATGTGAACATGTTGACCTGGCCAGTAGCCTCTTTAGGTTGGGTTTCCTCTATGGTTCAAGAAGCCGAAGCTTCGCAAAAACGAATCAATGAATTTCTAAAAATCCAACCCGAAATACAAAACAACAATCCTGAACATTCCGTAATTGAAGGCTCTATTGCCTTTCACAATGTGAGTTACACCTATGAAGATACCAATATTCAAGCCCTAAACGACATTTCATTTACAGTCAAAAAAGGGGAAACACTAGCCATATTAGGAAAAACAGGTTCTGGAAAATCAACCATTTTATCGCTAATTTCACGAATTTACGATGTGACAAAGGGCGAAATCAAAATCGATGGTACCGAAATCAGCCAACTTAATCTGTACGATCTCCGCAACAGCATTGGTATTGTCCCGCAAGATGCATTCTTGTTTTCGGATTCTATTAAAAACAATATCAAATTTGGTAAAGAAGACGCAACTGATGAAGAAGTCATTAACGCAGCCAAAAATGCAGTCGTTCACAAAAACATCAAGGGATTCAAAAAACAATACGATACGGTACTGGGAGAACGAGGCATCACACTTTCAGGTGGTCAAAAACAACGTGTTTCTATCGCTAGAGCCATCATCAAGAATCCACCAATTTTACTTTTTGACGACTGTTTATCGGCCGTAGATACCGAAACCGAAGAAGCAATTTTGAACAATCTTTTTGCCATTTGCGAAGATAAAACTACCATAATTGTGAGTCATCGAATTTCATCTGCCAAAAATGCCGATAAAATAATTATTCTCGAAGATGGTAAAATTATCCAACAAGGTTCTCATAACCAGCTAATAAATGAAGAAGGCTATTATGCATCCTTGTATTTAAAACAACTTTCGGAAAAAGAATTGCTTTAA